From a single Calothrix sp. NIES-2098 genomic region:
- a CDS encoding protein kinase, whose protein sequence is MLIQNRYRILQLIGKGGFCKTYLAVDENQVPPVPCVIQQLSRQNQTAESFVKKAQQIKLLGQHPQIPALLAHFQDEQHFYLVQEFIAGINLATLLEEEGAFSENQIWQLLVKILPVLKFIHDRNIIHCDIKPENIIRTASGELVLVDYAAAQIVTKIDQFIGKDCIGSPEFIAPEQAKGKAVFASDLYSLGVTCIYLLTEIQPFDLYDVANDCWVWQQYLSTKISDRLTQILNKLLEKSLNQRFKSADEVMLVMGIVAKSDRQHLSVSIGSSKFPTPLWQCIHTLSGLPSLSAGINCVSFSPNGKTLASGDDKIIRLWDLNTQKVLATLSGHSQAVKSVAYSPDGKILATASDDRIIKLWDINQLQEICTLVGHSHAVKSVAFSPDGHILASGSWDKTVKLWDVNTGKEISTLTGHQLQVSSVAFSPQGQLLASASFDRTICLWQLPTTEMLLKDRQAIGEFKNRPDCTLVGNLSGHAWAVLTVAFSPDGKILATGSDDNTIKLWEVNTGQVITTLLGHSWSVVAVAFTPDGTTLISASRDRTVKLWKVSTAEEIATLSGHADSVSTVAVSPDAQLIASGSRDKTIKLWQLVEQQGD, encoded by the coding sequence TTGCTGATTCAAAACCGTTATCGTATACTCCAGCTAATTGGTAAAGGGGGATTCTGCAAAACCTACCTTGCTGTAGATGAGAATCAAGTTCCTCCAGTTCCTTGTGTTATTCAACAACTATCCAGGCAAAATCAAACAGCAGAAAGCTTTGTAAAAAAAGCACAACAAATAAAGCTACTAGGACAGCATCCTCAAATTCCGGCTTTACTAGCACACTTCCAAGATGAACAACACTTTTACTTAGTACAAGAGTTTATCGCAGGCATTAATTTAGCTACTCTGCTAGAAGAAGAAGGTGCTTTTAGTGAAAATCAAATTTGGCAACTTTTAGTAAAGATATTACCAGTTCTAAAATTTATTCACGATCGCAACATTATCCATTGCGATATAAAACCAGAAAATATAATTCGTACAGCCTCTGGAGAATTAGTCTTAGTTGATTATGCTGCGGCTCAAATTGTTACTAAAATCGACCAGTTTATCGGTAAAGATTGCATTGGTAGCCCAGAATTTATTGCACCAGAACAAGCAAAGGGAAAAGCTGTTTTTGCCAGCGATCTTTACAGTTTAGGTGTTACTTGCATTTACTTACTAACCGAGATTCAACCCTTTGATTTATATGATGTGGCGAATGATTGCTGGGTTTGGCAACAATATCTTAGCACCAAGATAAGCGATCGCCTCACACAAATCCTCAACAAACTGCTGGAAAAATCCCTCAACCAACGCTTTAAATCAGCTGATGAAGTCATGCTAGTTATGGGAATTGTAGCTAAGTCCGATCGTCAGCATTTATCAGTATCCATTGGCAGTTCAAAATTTCCCACTCCTTTATGGCAATGCATACATACATTAAGCGGGCTTCCTAGTTTATCTGCTGGAATCAACTGTGTTAGTTTCAGCCCTAATGGCAAAACATTAGCTAGTGGTGATGACAAAATCATCAGATTGTGGGATTTAAATACTCAAAAAGTCTTAGCTACCTTATCAGGACATTCCCAAGCAGTGAAATCAGTAGCCTACAGTCCTGATGGCAAAATATTGGCAACGGCTAGCGACGATCGCATCATTAAATTGTGGGATATTAATCAACTCCAAGAAATCTGCACTTTAGTTGGACACTCCCACGCCGTAAAATCAGTAGCTTTCAGTCCCGATGGGCACATTCTCGCTAGTGGTAGTTGGGATAAGACAGTCAAACTTTGGGATGTAAATACTGGCAAAGAAATTTCTACTCTTACCGGACACCAATTACAGGTGAGTTCAGTAGCATTTAGCCCTCAAGGACAACTTTTAGCCAGCGCAAGTTTTGACCGCACTATTTGCTTGTGGCAGTTACCTACTACAGAGATGTTATTGAAAGATCGGCAAGCAATAGGAGAATTTAAAAACCGCCCAGATTGCACCTTGGTAGGAAACCTTTCCGGTCATGCATGGGCGGTTCTAACAGTCGCTTTTAGTCCCGATGGGAAAATTTTGGCGACGGGTAGCGACGATAACACTATTAAATTATGGGAGGTAAACACTGGTCAGGTAATTACCACACTGTTGGGCCATTCTTGGTCAGTTGTAGCAGTGGCTTTCACGCCTGATGGCACAACGCTAATTAGTGCCAGTCGCGATCGCACTGTTAAACTTTGGAAAGTTAGCACAGCAGAAGAAATAGCTACTCTCTCAGGCCATGCAGACTCTGTATCTACCGTTGCTGTCAGCCCTGATGCCCAACTTATTGCTAGTGGCAGCAGGGACAAGACCATCAAATTGTGGCAACTTGTAGAACAGCAGGGAGACTAA
- the atpC gene encoding F0F1 ATP synthase subunit epsilon: MTLTVRVISPDKTVWDAEAEEVILPSTTGQLGILSGHAPLLTALDTGVMRVRANKNQDWQAIALLGGFAEVEENEVTILVNGAERGNAINLDEARTAYNEAQTKLNQVTAGDRQAQIQATQAFKRARARFQAAGGLV; encoded by the coding sequence ATGACATTAACCGTTCGTGTAATTTCCCCAGATAAAACTGTGTGGGATGCCGAAGCTGAAGAAGTAATTCTACCCAGCACCACTGGTCAGCTAGGTATCTTGAGTGGACACGCACCGCTTTTGACCGCCCTGGATACAGGCGTAATGCGTGTACGTGCTAACAAAAATCAAGATTGGCAAGCGATCGCCCTTTTGGGTGGCTTTGCCGAAGTTGAAGAAAATGAAGTCACCATTCTGGTAAATGGTGCTGAACGTGGCAACGCTATTAACCTAGATGAAGCCCGGACTGCTTATAATGAAGCACAAACCAAGCTGAATCAGGTAACAGCAGGCGATCGCCAAGCTCAAATTCAAGCAACCCAAGCCTTTAAACGCGCCCGCGCTCGGTTTCAAGCGGCTGGCGGCTTGGTCTAA
- a CDS encoding ATP synthase F1 subunit beta yields MVTTAEKTNIGYITQIIGPVVDVKFPGGKLPQIYNALTIKGSNEAGQEINLTVEVQQLLGDNQVRAVAMSSTDGLVRGLEVVDTGAPINVPVGKATLGRIFNVLGEPVDNQGPVSAEATLPIHREAPKFTDLETKPSVFETGIKVVDLLTPYRRGGKIGLFGGAGVGKTVIMMELINNIATQHGGVSVFAGVGERTREGNDLYNEMIESGVINKDNLNESKIALVYGQMNEPPGARMRVGLSGLTMAEYFRDVNKQDVLLFVDNIFRFVQAGSEVSALLGRMPSAVGYQPTLGTDVGALQERITSTTEGSITSIQAVYVPADDLTDPAPATTFAHLDGTTVLSRGLAAKGIYPAVDPLGSTSTMLQPEIVGDEHYSTARAVQATLQRYKELQDIIAILGLDELSEEDRLTVARARKVERFLSQPFFVAEVFTGSPGKYVKLEDTIKGFQKILSGELDDLPEQAFYLVGDINEAIAKAEKLKG; encoded by the coding sequence ATGGTCACCACCGCAGAAAAAACAAACATCGGTTACATTACCCAAATCATCGGTCCTGTTGTAGACGTTAAATTTCCCGGCGGGAAATTGCCGCAAATCTACAACGCTTTGACCATCAAAGGCTCCAACGAAGCTGGACAAGAAATCAACCTGACCGTCGAAGTACAGCAATTGCTGGGCGACAACCAGGTGCGGGCTGTTGCTATGAGCTCCACCGATGGCTTAGTGCGTGGTCTGGAAGTAGTAGATACTGGCGCTCCCATTAACGTGCCAGTTGGTAAAGCCACCTTGGGTCGAATTTTCAACGTCCTGGGCGAACCTGTAGATAATCAAGGGCCTGTAAGTGCTGAGGCAACATTGCCTATCCACCGCGAGGCTCCCAAATTCACCGATCTGGAAACCAAACCTTCAGTGTTTGAGACCGGAATTAAAGTTGTCGATCTACTGACTCCTTACCGACGTGGCGGTAAGATTGGTCTATTTGGCGGTGCGGGTGTTGGTAAGACCGTGATCATGATGGAGTTGATCAACAACATCGCTACTCAGCACGGTGGCGTATCCGTTTTCGCTGGCGTGGGTGAGCGCACTCGCGAAGGTAATGACCTCTACAATGAAATGATTGAATCTGGGGTAATCAACAAAGATAACCTCAACGAATCAAAAATTGCTCTAGTGTACGGTCAGATGAACGAACCACCTGGAGCAAGAATGCGGGTAGGTCTGTCTGGCTTGACAATGGCCGAATATTTCCGCGACGTTAACAAACAAGACGTATTGCTGTTTGTTGACAACATCTTCCGGTTCGTACAAGCAGGTTCTGAAGTATCTGCGCTGTTGGGACGGATGCCTTCTGCGGTAGGATATCAGCCTACTTTGGGTACTGACGTAGGTGCATTACAAGAGCGGATTACCTCAACTACAGAAGGTTCTATTACCTCTATTCAAGCTGTATATGTACCTGCGGACGACTTAACTGACCCCGCACCTGCAACCACTTTTGCTCACTTGGATGGAACAACAGTACTGTCTCGTGGTTTGGCAGCTAAGGGTATTTATCCTGCTGTAGACCCCTTAGGCTCTACTTCTACCATGCTTCAGCCCGAAATTGTTGGGGATGAACATTACAGCACAGCTCGTGCAGTCCAAGCAACATTGCAGCGTTATAAAGAACTGCAAGACATCATCGCCATTCTCGGTTTGGATGAATTGTCTGAGGAAGACCGTCTGACTGTAGCACGCGCCCGGAAGGTTGAGCGCTTCTTATCTCAGCCATTCTTCGTAGCAGAAGTATTTACTGGTTCTCCTGGTAAGTATGTGAAGTTGGAAGATACCATCAAAGGGTTCCAGAAGATTCTTTCTGGCGAATTGGACGATCTGCCAGAACAAGCCTTCTACTTGGTGGGCGACATTAACGAAGCGATCGCAAAAGCTGAAAAGCTCAAAGGTTAG
- a CDS encoding hemolysin-type calcium-binding region protein produces the protein MLILNNKIASTLTTVFALSVLSLAVANKSAVAANIVTNGSFESPDIPTPSFKIFPSIPGWSLSPGSKGIGIEVQDNIAGKPFEGNQFVELDSNGVTGIFQDLATVIGQKYKLEFAFAPRQGVADNRLNIFWGDNLVDSLSANGAGAAKTKWQTFAYELVATSTTTRLSFNDLDEVSNNAGAYLDDVKVTAIPEATKVPEPATVLGLLAIGMVGATSLRKQHQKPTY, from the coding sequence ATGCTTATTCTTAACAATAAAATTGCTTCTACGCTTACTACAGTATTTGCTCTAAGTGTTTTATCTTTGGCTGTTGCTAATAAATCAGCAGTAGCAGCAAATATTGTTACCAATGGTAGCTTTGAAAGCCCAGATATACCTACTCCCAGCTTCAAAATTTTTCCTTCAATTCCAGGCTGGAGTTTATCACCAGGTTCTAAAGGTATTGGTATTGAAGTGCAGGATAATATAGCTGGTAAACCATTTGAAGGAAATCAATTTGTTGAATTAGATAGCAATGGCGTTACTGGCATATTTCAAGATTTGGCAACAGTAATAGGTCAAAAGTACAAATTAGAATTCGCTTTTGCCCCACGTCAAGGAGTAGCAGACAATAGATTGAATATCTTCTGGGGAGACAACCTGGTTGATAGTCTCAGTGCCAATGGAGCGGGAGCCGCTAAAACAAAGTGGCAGACTTTTGCATACGAGCTAGTTGCAACAAGCACAACCACTCGTCTAAGTTTTAACGATTTAGATGAAGTCTCTAATAACGCAGGTGCATACCTAGATGATGTGAAGGTAACTGCTATTCCTGAAGCTACTAAAGTTCCTGAGCCTGCTACAGTTTTAGGACTATTGGCTATAGGTATGGTTGGCGCTACCTCACTGCGTAAACAGCATCAGAAACCTACGTATTAA
- a CDS encoding TM helix repeat-containing protein, which yields MNATWLGITQVIEIGLSMRVQPFLAQSPSLPPEPPALRQGTTDLQGIIDQIILFTPRLLGAAAILLIGWLLAKFVALATRKVLNRTNIDNRIASGITGREDVPQVEQLISGLVFWSIILLTAVAVLQALNLEVASRPLNNFVDQLVGFLPKLVGVAILLGVAWLLATVVKIITVRGLQILRLDERLSQETQDGTPGVPQLSLSETIGNALYWFIFLLFLAPVLDALGLREALQPVKTLITEILSILPNILAATLIAAVGWFIANIIRRVVTNLLIATGIDHLGSRVGISPSVGVQPLSNILGTLVYILILIPVAIAALNALKIEAISVPAIAMLQQILNALPAIFTAIAILIIGYFVGRFVSDLVTSILTSLGFNNIFAVLGLPSPRQTAVYTEAGAPISTPTRTPSEIAGIIAFVGIMLFATVAAVNILNIAALTALISGILVIFGRILAGLVVFGIGLFLANLAFSIIASSESPQARILGQVARIAIITLVSAMALRQIGVASDIVNLAFGLLLGAIAVAIALAFGLGGRDIAREQVREWLDSFKSKG from the coding sequence ATGAATGCAACTTGGCTAGGAATAACCCAGGTAATAGAAATTGGTTTGTCGATGAGGGTGCAGCCATTTTTGGCACAATCGCCAAGTCTACCACCGGAACCACCCGCCCTTAGGCAAGGAACTACCGATCTCCAAGGTATTATTGACCAGATAATTCTGTTTACACCCCGCTTGCTGGGAGCAGCGGCAATTTTGTTAATTGGTTGGCTACTGGCTAAGTTTGTTGCTCTAGCAACGCGAAAAGTTCTCAATCGCACAAACATAGATAACCGCATTGCTTCAGGAATAACAGGTCGAGAGGATGTTCCTCAGGTGGAGCAGTTAATCTCCGGCTTAGTTTTTTGGAGTATCATCCTGTTGACAGCGGTAGCTGTATTACAAGCTTTGAATCTGGAAGTAGCCTCTCGACCACTCAATAATTTTGTCGATCAACTTGTAGGTTTTTTACCAAAGTTGGTTGGTGTAGCAATTCTTTTGGGTGTTGCTTGGTTATTAGCTACGGTTGTCAAGATTATTACAGTACGCGGACTCCAAATTTTAAGGTTGGATGAGCGTTTGAGCCAAGAAACACAAGATGGTACGCCAGGAGTGCCTCAGTTATCTCTGAGTGAAACTATTGGCAATGCCCTGTATTGGTTTATCTTTTTACTATTTCTCGCCCCTGTTCTCGATGCGTTAGGGCTAAGGGAGGCGTTACAACCAGTAAAAACCTTAATTACAGAAATTCTGTCCATTCTGCCGAATATCTTAGCCGCAACATTAATTGCTGCTGTTGGCTGGTTTATAGCTAATATCATCCGGCGAGTTGTGACTAATTTGTTGATTGCAACTGGAATCGACCATTTAGGTAGTCGAGTTGGCATCTCCCCTAGTGTGGGTGTGCAACCACTATCGAATATTCTCGGCACGCTGGTCTATATTTTGATTTTGATTCCAGTCGCGATCGCTGCGCTCAATGCTTTAAAAATTGAGGCGATTTCTGTCCCTGCGATCGCAATGCTGCAACAGATTCTCAATGCTTTACCTGCAATCTTTACAGCTATAGCAATTCTGATTATTGGCTATTTTGTGGGGCGGTTTGTTTCAGATTTGGTGACGAGTATCCTGACTAGTTTGGGCTTTAACAATATTTTTGCTGTCCTGGGTCTGCCATCACCGAGACAAACAGCCGTATACACAGAAGCTGGCGCACCAATATCTACTCCAACTCGCACGCCATCAGAAATAGCTGGGATTATTGCCTTCGTTGGTATTATGCTGTTTGCGACGGTTGCAGCAGTAAATATTCTCAATATTGCAGCACTAACGGCCTTGATATCCGGTATTTTGGTGATATTCGGGCGTATTCTTGCCGGATTAGTAGTATTTGGTATTGGTTTGTTTTTGGCAAATCTAGCTTTTAGCATAATTGCCAGTTCTGAAAGTCCCCAAGCGAGGATTTTGGGACAGGTGGCGCGGATTGCCATTATTACCTTAGTATCAGCAATGGCGCTGCGACAGATTGGCGTAGCCAGCGATATTGTGAATTTAGCATTTGGACTTTTACTAGGGGCGATCGCTGTGGCTATTGCCTTAGCTTTTGGCCTTGGTGGACGCGATATTGCCCGCGAACAAGTCCGAGAGTGGCTTGACTCTTTTAAAAGTAAAGGGTAA
- a CDS encoding FtsH peptidase translates to MPVETNNKNQLKPSRWRQFGGSFLILLTFLLLLNLIVPSFFGTRLPQVPYSDFIVQVQAGKVERAMVGGDRIEYVLKTQTPDGKPAEQVLTTTPVALDLDLPKILRENNVEFAAPAPNQNGWLGTLLSWVAPPLIFFGIWGFLMNRQGGGPAALTVGKSKARISSDGSTGVKFTDVAGVDEAKVELEEIVDFLKNADKYTRLGAKIPKGALLVGPPGTGKTLLARAIAGEAGVPFFSISGSEFIELFVGVGAARVRDLFDQAKKQAPCIVFIDELDALGKSRGGAGGFVGGNDEREQTLNQLLTEMDGFDANTGVIIIAATNRPEVLDPALRRPGRFDRQVVVDRPDKIGREAILKVHARNVKLAEDVNLATIAIRTPGFAGADLANLVNEAALLAARQNRQAVIMADFNEAIERLVAGLEKRSRVLNETEKKTVAYHEVGHAIIGALMPGAGKVEKISVVPRGVGALGYTIQMPEEDRFLMVEDEIRGRIATLLGGRSAEEVVFGKVSTGASDDIQKATDMAERAITIYGMSDKLGPVAFEKIQQQFIEGYGNPRRSISPQVAEEIDREVKQIVDNAHHIALSILQHNRTLLEETAQELLQQEILEGVALRERLQQAVAPEELSEWLRTGKLSEDKPLLQTLLV, encoded by the coding sequence ATGCCTGTTGAAACTAATAACAAAAATCAATTGAAACCTTCGAGATGGCGGCAATTTGGTGGCAGCTTTTTAATATTGCTAACTTTCTTATTGCTGCTTAACTTAATTGTTCCCAGTTTTTTTGGGACAAGATTGCCACAAGTTCCTTATAGCGACTTTATTGTTCAGGTGCAAGCTGGTAAAGTCGAACGGGCAATGGTAGGTGGCGATCGCATTGAGTATGTCCTGAAAACTCAAACCCCCGATGGCAAACCAGCCGAACAAGTATTAACTACTACACCAGTCGCGCTGGATCTCGATTTACCAAAGATTCTTCGCGAAAATAATGTAGAGTTTGCTGCACCAGCACCAAATCAAAATGGCTGGCTGGGTACTTTACTTAGTTGGGTGGCTCCACCGTTAATTTTCTTTGGCATTTGGGGCTTTTTAATGAATCGTCAAGGCGGCGGCCCCGCAGCGCTGACGGTAGGTAAAAGCAAGGCGCGGATTTCATCTGATGGCAGCACAGGTGTGAAATTTACTGATGTGGCTGGTGTTGATGAAGCCAAAGTTGAATTAGAAGAAATTGTTGATTTCTTGAAAAATGCGGATAAATACACCCGCTTGGGAGCGAAAATTCCGAAAGGTGCATTGTTGGTAGGGCCTCCCGGAACAGGTAAGACATTACTAGCAAGAGCGATCGCGGGTGAAGCTGGTGTTCCTTTCTTCAGTATTTCTGGTTCCGAATTTATCGAACTGTTCGTTGGTGTTGGTGCTGCACGTGTCCGCGATTTATTCGATCAAGCTAAAAAACAAGCTCCCTGTATTGTTTTTATTGATGAATTGGACGCACTGGGTAAATCTCGCGGTGGTGCTGGGGGATTTGTGGGTGGTAATGATGAACGCGAGCAAACCCTCAACCAATTACTCACCGAAATGGATGGCTTTGATGCCAATACAGGTGTAATTATCATCGCTGCTACCAACCGTCCTGAAGTCCTCGACCCCGCATTGCGTCGTCCCGGACGTTTTGACCGCCAAGTTGTAGTCGATCGCCCTGATAAAATCGGTCGAGAAGCTATTCTGAAGGTTCATGCGAGAAACGTCAAATTAGCTGAAGATGTTAATTTAGCTACCATTGCTATCCGTACTCCAGGATTTGCTGGCGCAGATTTAGCCAACCTAGTGAACGAAGCCGCACTACTAGCAGCCCGTCAAAATCGGCAAGCGGTAATTATGGCTGATTTCAACGAAGCTATTGAGCGCTTGGTGGCTGGGTTAGAAAAACGCTCTCGCGTGTTAAATGAAACCGAGAAGAAGACCGTAGCTTATCACGAAGTTGGTCATGCGATTATTGGGGCGTTGATGCCTGGTGCTGGTAAAGTTGAAAAAATCTCCGTTGTGCCTCGTGGTGTAGGTGCATTGGGTTACACAATCCAAATGCCAGAAGAAGACCGCTTTTTGATGGTGGAAGACGAAATTCGCGGACGGATTGCAACTTTATTGGGTGGACGTTCGGCTGAGGAAGTTGTCTTTGGTAAGGTTTCTACTGGTGCGTCTGACGATATCCAAAAAGCTACTGATATGGCAGAACGGGCAATTACCATTTATGGTATGAGCGATAAACTGGGGCCAGTAGCATTTGAGAAGATTCAACAGCAATTTATCGAAGGCTACGGTAATCCCCGCCGTTCTATCAGTCCGCAAGTTGCAGAAGAAATTGACCGCGAAGTGAAGCAAATAGTAGATAATGCTCACCACATCGCTTTGAGTATTCTGCAACATAACCGGACATTGTTAGAAGAGACTGCACAAGAACTGTTGCAACAAGAAATTTTAGAAGGTGTAGCTTTGCGGGAACGTCTCCAGCAAGCCGTAGCACCAGAAGAATTAAGTGAATGGTTGCGCACAGGTAAGTTATCGGAAGATAAGCCTTTGTTGCAGACACTTTTGGTTTAA